One stretch of Pirellulales bacterium DNA includes these proteins:
- a CDS encoding helix-turn-helix domain-containing protein translates to MEPAVEFRTLFTRRTAATRLGLCTKSVDNLVRDGLLKVVRIGKAVRFDPADIDAFIESRKCGTGGAR, encoded by the coding sequence ATGGAACCGGCAGTTGAATTTAGGACGCTATTCACGCGTCGAACCGCCGCAACGCGGTTAGGACTCTGTACCAAGTCTGTTGATAACCTGGTGCGCGATGGACTCTTGAAGGTGGTGCGGATCGGTAAAGCCGTCCGCTTTGATCCCGCCGACATAGACGCATTTATCGAAAGCCGCAAGTGTGGAACAGGGGGTGCGCGATGA
- a CDS encoding helix-turn-helix domain-containing protein: MIATPQVRDPAYHLRRIEAVPVDRLAVDAVDLAKLIAVSESTIRRWTASGTIPSVLIGSVRIYPLEHIRQWLAEMVSSPCAAQRQEASQS, encoded by the coding sequence ATGATTGCAACCCCCCAGGTACGCGATCCCGCCTATCACTTGCGGCGAATTGAAGCCGTCCCCGTGGATCGTCTGGCCGTAGATGCCGTCGATCTGGCCAAGCTGATTGCGGTCAGTGAATCCACGATCCGGCGCTGGACTGCCAGCGGCACGATCCCCAGCGTGCTAATTGGATCGGTGCGAATTTACCCCCTCGAACATATCCGCCAGTGGTTGGCGGAAATGGTTAGTTCCCCTTGTGCCGCACAGCGGCAGGAAGCGAGTCAGTCATGA
- a CDS encoding AAA family ATPase, whose amino-acid sequence MDKAQDRYCWIVSRLLKNHAVNGEIGRLTGDYRTQAEKLRDLPFTDRQAFFETKILPDDSLERDRMIRLVLAADPWKDPDQPTTFADLSGKIAATEWEWQDWLPRGFLTLLVAEQSIGKSYFALTAIGRAILCGGIWPDRTPAQHDPKSRILWCESEGMLAAHLERASKAGLPLSRILIWNDDPFSIPNLRDPRDADKLRDVVAIHKPRLLVLDSFSGAHNGKENSSDETLPVTRLLAEIAARNQIAVLVIHHLRKQTKGDDELTLSRIRGSSGITQFCRVVWSLHKADKRKAEIELAQLKNNLAVPPEPVGVRMDQGQFAYCDLPQVAPTAGASATDWLRDYLSNGGRRRQDAVDAGKAAGHSQRNIDRAKTALDLVATQDGKETIWTLPEF is encoded by the coding sequence GTGGACAAGGCACAAGATAGATATTGTTGGATCGTTTCACGCCTACTCAAAAATCACGCTGTAAACGGTGAAATTGGCCGTTTAACAGGCGATTACCGCACTCAGGCGGAAAAGCTGCGCGACCTGCCATTCACGGATCGGCAAGCTTTTTTTGAGACAAAGATTCTCCCCGATGACTCCCTCGAGCGCGACCGGATGATCCGGCTGGTGCTGGCGGCTGATCCGTGGAAAGACCCGGATCAACCGACCACATTCGCTGATTTATCCGGTAAGATTGCCGCGACGGAATGGGAATGGCAGGACTGGCTCCCGCGTGGATTCTTAACCCTCCTGGTGGCTGAACAGTCTATTGGCAAGTCCTACTTTGCATTAACCGCCATAGGCCGTGCAATCCTTTGTGGCGGTATCTGGCCAGACCGCACGCCAGCACAGCACGATCCCAAGAGCCGGATTCTTTGGTGCGAAAGCGAAGGTATGTTAGCCGCGCACTTGGAACGCGCCAGCAAGGCCGGATTACCTCTTAGCCGAATTCTGATTTGGAATGACGATCCATTCTCCATTCCAAATTTGCGCGATCCCCGCGACGCCGACAAGCTGCGGGATGTCGTGGCGATCCATAAGCCGCGATTGCTGGTGCTGGATTCATTCAGCGGTGCCCACAACGGCAAGGAAAATTCCAGCGATGAAACATTGCCGGTTACCCGACTGTTGGCAGAGATTGCGGCACGTAATCAAATAGCTGTCCTGGTTATTCACCACTTACGAAAACAGACCAAAGGCGATGACGAACTAACCCTATCTCGAATTCGTGGATCGTCTGGAATCACGCAATTTTGCCGCGTCGTGTGGAGCCTCCACAAAGCCGACAAGCGCAAGGCCGAAATCGAACTGGCTCAGTTAAAGAATAACTTGGCCGTACCGCCGGAACCGGTAGGCGTCCGCATGGATCAAGGCCAGTTTGCCTATTGCGATCTACCACAGGTCGCGCCGACCGCCGGTGCTAGTGCAACGGACTGGCTGCGGGATTATCTGTCCAATGGCGGAAGGCGACGGCAGGACGCTGTCGACGCCGGAAAAGCTGCGGGACATTCCCAGCGAAATATCGACCGCGCCAAGACCGCGCTTGATTTGGTGGCTACTCAGGACGGCAAGGAAACGATCTGGACTTTACCTGAATTTTGA